A region from the Rhizoctonia solani chromosome 13, complete sequence genome encodes:
- a CDS encoding adenylosuccinate lyase codes for MDTYQTPLSSRYASKEMSHLFSSAMRFHTWRKLWLNLAIAEKELGLPISDDAITQMKNNLWLDEDQFKVAAAEEKKRRHDVMAHVHTFGTVAPQRRLSFSYLGATSCYVTDNGDLILLREACDLLLSRLAIVIDRLANFANEYRALPTLGFTHFQPAQLTTVGKRATFGSRNISRARDDLGFRGVKGTTGTQASFLTLFDGDHQKVVALDKRVTELLGFPFAYPVTSQTYSPTKIATDLRLLANLKEIEEPFEKDQIGSSAMAYKRNPMRCERICSLARHLMVLPQNALMTSAGQWFERTLDDSANRRVSIPEAFLTADIVLSTLQNVLEGLVVYPKVIERRISQELPFMATENIIMAIVKAGGDRQVAHEQIRVLSHQAARVVKEEGGENDLIKRIKAEPFFAPIVPQLDTLLDPKTFIGRAPEQVDSFLEEWVAPRSVNGRMKSRVPRK; via the exons ATGGACACCTACCAAACGCCACTTTCAAG TCGTTATGCAAGCAAAGAAATGTCGCATCTCTTCTCGAGCGCA ATGCGTTTTCATACTTGGCGCAAGCTGTGGTTGAATCTCGCCATCGCCGAGAAAGAGTTGGGTTTACCTATCTCAGACGATGCGATCACTCAAATGAAAAACAATCTA TGGCTCGATGAAGATCAATTCAAAGTTGCCGCAGcagaagaaaagaagagaCGCCATGACGTGATGGCGCATGTACATACGTTTGGAACCGTCGCACCGCAGCGGCGCCTATCATTCAGTTA CCTTGGAGCTACCTCATGCTATGTGACAGA TAATGGTGATCTCATCCTACTGCGGGAGGCGTGCGATTTGTTGCTCTCCCGACTGGCAATAGTTATCGACCGATTGGCCAATTTTGCAAATGAGTATAGAGCACTGCCTACTCTTGGGTTCACCCATTTCCAACCAGCACAGCTGACCACGGTCGGCAAGCGTGCAACCTTTGGATCCAG GAACATTTCGCGAGCAAGAGACGACCTTGGTTTCCGTGGTGTAAAGGGAACTACAGGCACGCAGGCCTCGTTCTTGACCCTTTTTGACGGAGACCACCAAAAA GTTGTCGCACTGGACAAACGTGTAACAGAGCTCCTCGGGTTTCCGTTTGCATACCCAGTCACCTCCCAGACCTACTCCC CGACCAAGATCGCCACAGACCTCAGGTTGCTTGCAAACCTCAAGGAGATAGAAGAACCATTCGAGAAGGACCAGATTGGGTCGAGTGCAATGGCGTATAAACGTAATCCTATGCGATGCGAACGGATATGCTCTCTGGCAAGACACTTGATGGTCCTTCCTCAGAATGCACTCATGACGAGTGCTGGCCAATGGTTTGAGAGGACTTTGGATGACAG CGCGAATCGCCGGGTTTCTATCCCCGAGGCGTTCCTCACCGCAGACATCGTTTTAAGCACGCTCCAAAATGTTCTGGAAGGGTTAGTGGTATACCCTAAAGTAATCGAACGCCGGATTTCCCAGGAGCTTCCATTTATGGCGACTGAGAATATCATTATGGCAATCGTGAAGGCGGGTGGCGATCGCCAGGTAGCTCATGAACAAATTCGTGTG CTGTCCCACCAAGCCGCACGTGTGGTCAAAGAAGAGGGCGGTGAAAATGACTTGATTAAGCGAATCAAGGCAGAGCCCTTCTTTGCACCAATCGTTCCTCAGCTCGATACCCTATTAGACCCAAAGACTTTTATTGGGCGTGCGCCAGAACAAGTTGACTCTTTCCTGGAAGAGTGGGTCGCTCCGCGCTCAGTAAATGGCAGGATGAAATCAAGGGTGCCCAGAAAGTAG
- a CDS encoding phosphoglucomutase/phosphomannomutase, alpha/beta/alpha domain protein encodes MDSQIQAKVNEWLAFDKNPATRAEIESLRDAGNTEELKRRLIESNSVQLASQGLCAYVLQNVPNATERGVVVGHDHRYNSEKWAQLTAAAFVSKGFKVYLYKGIVHTPLVPYTVSKLNAAAGVMITASHNPKDDNGYKVYWENAVQIISPHDAANVDNLVIDRTEEMTVAYLGYIASLSRTRLASAGKQMLQSSQVYQYLHAWSFSGIIDRANKVFDFKPLEHVKEQQDPNPDFPLLLSLILKKRCIGLGNQDCERIWFVKKPDGTWFVFSGDQLGSCLRVDIEGYKASGRPIEKLAMVASTVSSKLIGAMAAKEGFKFVESLTGFKYIGNAARALEAEGYNVLFGYEEAIGFMLGEEVRDKDGVSATSGKLATDYLEEIYAQYGYFRPTSNSYFICSQSEIVDQIFARLRSYNDPASLSKDKMSQYPKSIGGLTVMDIRDLTTGHGFDSRGHMITFKAKGDGVAIVLTVRTSGTEPKIKYYLEGSGSTREQVTKALARVVDELRDEWMQAKLHNLGIPGA; translated from the exons ATGGACTCTCAGATTCAAGCCAAAGTCAACGAGTGGCTTGCATTCGACAAG AACCCAGCTACGCGCGCCGAGATCGAGTCGCTTCGGGATGCGGGGAACACGGAAGAGCTCAAGCGACGACTCAT CGAATCGAATTCGGTACAGCTG GCATCTCAG GGACTCTGTGCCTATGTCCTCCAAAATGTTCCAAATGCGACTGAGCGCGGTGTCGTCGTCGGTCACGACCATCGTTACAACTCTGAGAAATGGGCCCAACTGACGGCTGCGGCGTTTGTCTCCAAGGGATTCAAGGTTTATTTGTACAAGGGCATTGTGCACACCCCTCT AGTACCATATACAGTCAGCAAACTGAACGCTGCAGCGGGAGTTATGATCACTG CGTCACATAACCCTAAA GACGATAACGGCTATAAAGTCTATTGGGAAAACGCCGTCCAG ATCATATCCCCACATGATGCCG CCAATGTGGACAATCTAGTCATTGACCGCACTGAAGAAATGACAGTTGCGTATCTTGGTTATATCGCATCACTTAGTCGTACCAG ATTGGCGTCTGCAGGGAAACAAATGCTTCAGTCCTCTCAAGTTTACCAATACCTCCATGCATGGAGTTTCTCGGGCATCATCGACCGAGCAAATAAAGTATTCGATTTTAAACCTTTGGAGCATGTAAAAGAACAACAAGATCCCAATCCGGACTTTCCACTGTTGCTTTCCCTAATCCTGAAGAAAAG GTGCATTG GACTTGGCAATCAAGACTGCGAACGCATCTGGTTCGTC AAAAA GCCAGACGGAACGTGGTTCGTCTTTTCAGGGGACCAACTTGGAAGCTGTTTGCGGGTGGATATTGAGGGATACAAAGCTTCTGGAAGACCTATTG AAAAACTGGCCATGGTTGCCTCTACGGTCAGCTCCAAATTAATCGGTGCAATGGCAGCCAAGGAGGGATTCAAGTTTGTCGAATCTCTCACCG GATTTAAATACATTGGGAATGCAGCTCGTGCGCTCGAGGCCGAGGGATATAATGTACTATTTGGATATGAAGAAGCAATCGGGTTCATGCTTGGTGAAGAAGTTCGTGATAAGGACGGCGTTTCAGCAACG TCGGGAAAACTAGCGACCGATTACTTGGAGGAGATTTATGCACA GTATGGATATTTCAGGCCA ACAAGCAACAGTTACTTCATTTGCTCCCAATCTGAAATAGTCGACCAAATATTCGCTCGCCTTCGATCATACAATGACCCAGCTTCG TTATCTAAAGACAAAATGTCTCAATATCCGAAATCAATCGGTGGTCTcactgttatggatatcCGTGACTTGACTACAGGTCATGGGTTCGATAGCA GAGGACATATGATCACATTCAAGGCAAAGGGAGATGGAGTAGCGATTGTTTTGACGGTTCG TACGAGTGGAACAGAGCCCAAG ATCAAATACTATCTAGAAGGCAGTGGTTCTACCCGCGAACAAGTTACGAAAGCGTTGGCTCGAGTGGTTGATGAACTTCGAGACGAGTGGATGCAAGCCAAGTTGCATAACTTAGGAATTCCAGGCGCGTAG
- a CDS encoding Sugar (and other) transporter has protein sequence MTDVKRDPSVETEKREYTHAEQGSQSDDFDPKNKLHLAEGNTNAKLSNPLVGIPHDKLEEQALAFAHSYGLSEHADIIRKGALVAQDPLAHSRGKGELQREQTHRWDQPKTLYYLVVLCSMAAAVQGMDETVINGANLFWPRQFGLFPDEPGRGRDQWLLGLVASAPYLCCAVLGCWLTDPMNRMFGRRGTIFITATLSWLTCFWQGVTNSWPHLFAARFVLGLGVGPKSSTVPVYAAECSPAPIRGALVMMWQMWTAFGIMLGFVADLMFYHVKDTPNITGLNWRLMLGSAGVPALAIMAQVYFCPESPRWLMGKGRYLKAFESLCRLRKTKIMAARDFYYIHTLLVAEQELKPSGKWRIVELFTIPRNRRAALASFIVMFMQQFCGINVIAYYSSTIFSQAGLGDIQSILGSWGFGMLNFVFALPAVYTIDTFGRRFLLLTTFPAMSACLLITGMAFFIGNDHARTGVVAAGMYVFTIFYSPGEGPVPFTYSAEAFPLNIRDFGMSFATATCWFFNFVVAITFPRLLGAFTPQGAFGWYAAWNAIGWVLILLFVPETKALSLEELDQVFSVPTHTHAAYQLREVPIWFKRKFCAKMLSANLNFMNMKTLAQGLMRPRPPELNPEPDIFTSTSLKNSKDKDTLLRGIGYLCGIQVDDNNGPKRLTRQVARSLGVNPPFVQETNDFFTENIATTTERDTNYVHQGWSIDATSTISPWTLSRTITRNGPNNSGAWITRRTVIKRLSVQVSLTDLVPTSEFQDEIEVALSQPTVFQQFRAVYCTFHKWGDVVPLEIDMGISLTFTDLESNISQLPATANWRDTYYLMTIRTGRTTRQDGNNSANWGKEVWPSMSYTSPLTWRQIRITKVAPTIELLPPKIQERLLELYAKRLSYVPAITIGPGDSSSKTYEDTPHATKQISSVTVYTSDWIRSMRFTYADKTCSIKHEGTEGYGAVHEFKLVEGECITEMIIWHSQQQYIGGLQFITNLGRCSPHLGGGETQVTPTIARSKGGVLVGVISLLKRHDLGYLFSKIQASKGIWRHDVFDRVPKECDVFSDYYGSKDGRPFNDRIVVRNSDIAISQIEVWSAGVIDSIQFTYVDSKNKAGSRILSDRHGGMGGSKKAPFVLGSGEHIFGISGRHDNSRITQLTFITNRGRTSDVFGVGQSTGESQSFSVSSPEDHEGNRMRLQYICGKCDTFLNGVVFAWTPL, from the exons ATGACCGACGTCAAGCGAGACCCTTCGGTCGAAACCGAAAAGCGCGAATATACGCATGCCGAACAAGGCTCTCAGTCGGATGACTTTGACC CCAAAAATAAACTACACTTGGCCGAAGGTAACACTAATGCCAAGCTTTCCAACCCACTTGTCGGCATTCCCCACGACAAGCTCGAGGAGCA GGCACTCGCATTTGCCCATTCGTATGGCCTTTCCGAGCATGCCGATATCATCCGCAAGGGGGCACTTGTTGCCCAAGACCCATTGG CTCACTCCAGAGGAAAAGGCGAACTACAACGTGAACAGACCCATAGATGGGACCAACCGAAGACACTATACTACCTCGTAGTCCTCTGCTCCATGGCGGCTGCTGTCCAAGGAATGGACGAAACTGTCATTAATGGCGCAAACCTTTTCTGGCCAAGACAATTTGGCCTCTTTCCTGATGAACCTGGCAGAGGACGCGACCAGTGGCTGCTCGGACTAGTTGCTAGTGCTCCTTAT CTCTGCTGCGCTGTTTTGGGTTGCTGGCTTACTGACCCCATGAATCGCATGTTTGGCCGCCGAGGCACCATCTTTATTACTGCCACTCTGTCCTGGTTGACTTGTTTCTGGCAAGGCGTTACTAACTCGTGGCCTCACCTTTTC GCCGCCCGATTCGTTCTTGGACTTGGAGTTGGACCTAAATCGAGTACCGTCCCGGTTTATGCAGCCGAGTGCTCTCCTGCCCCTATACGTGGTGCCCTTGTCATGATGTGGCAAATGTGGACCGCATTCGGTATTATGCTCGGGTTTGTTGCCGACTTGATGTTCTACCATGTCAAGGACACCCCCAACATCACAGGTCTTAACTGGCGTCTTATGTTAGGAAGT GCCGGTGTTCCAGCTCTTGCTATCATGGCTCAAGTTTATTTCTGCCCCGAGTCTCCCCGTTGGCTAATGGGAAAAGGCCGTTACCTGAAAGCATTCGAATCCCTATGCCGCCTCCGTAAGACGAAGATAATGGCAGCTCGTGACTTCTATT ACATCCACACCTTATTAGTTGCCGAACAGGAGTTGAAGCCATCTGGAAAGTGGCGCATTGTCGAGCTCTTCACCATCCCCCGCAACCGTCGTGCTGCTCTTGCGTCATTCATTGTCATGTTTATGCAACAATTCTGCGGCATCAACGTAATTGCCTACTATTCGAGTACCATTTTCTCTCAGGCCGGGTTGGGTGATATCCAATCTATCCTTGGTTCTTGGGGCTTTGGGATGCTTAACTTTGTCTTTGCCCTTCCTGCCGTGTATACAATCGATACTTTTGGTCGCCGCTTTTTGTTGTTGACGACATTCCCCGCAATGTCAGCTTGCTTGCTCATTACAGGCATGGCGTT TTTTATTGGCAACGATCATGCACGAACCGGGGTTGTTGCCGCCGGCATGTATGTATTTACCATATTCTACTCGCCAGGAGAGGGACCTGTGCCATTTACC TACTCCGCTGAGGCCTTCCCCTTGAACATTCGTGATTTCGGAATGTCGTTCGCGACTGCCACTTGCTGGTTCTT CAATTTCGTGGTAGCCATCACATTCCCTCGCCTTTTGGGCGCCTTTACTCCTCAGGGTGCCTTTGGGTGGTACGCCGCTTGGAA CGCCATTGGTTGGGTTCTCATCCTCTTGTTTGTCCCCGAAACTAAGGCACTCTCGCTCGAAGAACTTGACCAAG TGTTCTCCGTCCCCACTCACACCCATGCTGCATACCAACTTCGTGAAGTGCCCATCTGGTTCAAACGCAAATTCTGCGCCAAGATGTTAAGCGCCAACCTAAACTTTATGAACATGAAGACCTTGGCCCAAGGACTTATGCGCCCCCG TCCACCTGAGCTAAATCCAGAACCGGATATCTTTACCTCAACGTCCTTGAAGAATTCCAAAGACAAAGATACCCTA TTGAGGGGCATCGGAT ACCTGTGTGGCATCCAAGTGGACGATAACAATGGCCCCAAAAGGCTCACACGTCAGGTAGCCAGGTCTCTTGGAGTTAACCCGCCATTTGTTCAAGAAACAAATGACTTTTTCACCGAGAATATTGCCACTACGACTGAGCGTGACACGAATTATGTCCACCAGGGTTGGTCCATTGATGCAACCTCAACAATTTCTCCATGGACTTTGTCACGTACTATCACCCGAAATGGGCCCAATAATAGCGGAGCCTGGATTACGCGGCGGACTGTGATCAAACGACTCAGCGTGCAAGTGTCATTGACGGATCTCGTTCCTACCTCAGAATTCCAAGATGAAATTGAAGTGGCGCTGAGCCAGCCAACAGTTTTTCAGCAATTCAGAGCGGTTTATTGTACATTTCACAAGTG GGGTGATGTGGTACCATTG GAAATTGATATGGGTATATCTTTGACCTTCACTGATCTTGAATCCAATATATCTCAA CTTCCTGCTACTGCCAACTGGAGAGACACTTATTACTTGATGACGATTCGAACTGGGCGTACAACTAGACAG GACGGTAATAATTCTGCGAATTGGGGAAAAGAGGTGTGGCCATCCATGAGTTATA CATCCCCGCTTACTTGGCGCCAGATCAGAATAACAAAAGTTGCACCTACGATAGAACTTCTGCCACCCAAGATTCAAGAACGACTCTTGGAGCTATATGCCAAGCGTTTATCCTATGTCCCAGCTATCACGATTGGGCCCGGAGATAGTTCTAGCAAGACTTATGAGGACACACCTCATGCCACAAAGCAAATATCTAGCGTTACTGTCTATACATCTGACTGGATCAGGAGCATGAGATTTACTTATGCAGACAAAACATGCTCTATTAAGCACGAAGGAACTGAAGGGTATGGGGCTGTGCATGAATTCAAGCTTGTAGAGG GGGAGTGTATTACGGAAATGATAATATGGCACAGCCAACAGCAGTATATTGGAGGGCTTCAATTCATTACCAACCTAGGGAGGTGTTCTCCTCACCTTGGAGGGGGCGAGACTCAAGTCACGCCAACTATAGCAAGAAGCAAAGGAGGAGTTTTGGTTGGTGTTATCAGCCTATTAAAGCGGCATGATTTGGGCTATTTGTTTAGCAAGATCCAGGCGAGTAAA GGCATATGGCGCCACGATGTTTTCGATAGAGTGCCAAAAGAGTGCGATGTATTTTCTGATTATTACGGTTCCAAGGACGGTCGACCCTTCAACGATCGTATTGTTGTACGGAACTCAGATATAGCTATATCCCAAATCGAGGTATGGAGCGCCGGGGTTATTGATAGCATTCAG TTTACATACGTTGACAGTAAAAACAAGGCAGGGAGCCGAATTCTGTCCGATAGACATGGGGGTATGGGAGGCTCTAAAAAGGCTCCGTTTGTTCTTGGTTCAGGAGAGCATATCTTCGGTATCTCTGGAAGGCATGACAACAGTCGAATCACCCAACTAACATTTATAACAAATCGGG GACGGACTAGCGATGTATTTGGAGTGGGACAATCGACCGGAGAATCTCAGTCTTTCTCAGTTTCTTCCCCTGAGGATCATGAAGGGAACCGCATGAGGCTGCAGTACATATGTGGAAAATG CGATACGTTCCTTAATGGGGTTGTGTTTGCTTGGACTCCCCTATAA